In the Enterococcus saigonensis genome, one interval contains:
- a CDS encoding Tex family protein: MTAVNQDLLTLLQAELTNYSKKQMQQVLDLLLDGNTVPFIARYRKEATGNLDEVQIREIEERYQYLENLEKRKGEVLRLIAEQEKLTPELAANIQAASKMQQVEDLYRPYKQKRRTKATIAKEQGLEPLANWLLTFSNDAVAKKATEFLTAEVPDVATALAGAHEILAETFSDSAQFRTWIRQKTFDKGLYTSTGKKIEQDEKGVYEMYYAFEEPVKKMVSHRILATNRGEKEDILKVTIVPPEEEILNYLNRQIIKGHGEAVSYVTAAYEDAYKRFIAPAIEREIRNELTENADEQAIAVFGENLRNLLLQPPLKGKVVLGFDPAYRTGCKLAVLDATGKVLAITVIYPHKPAPQNKREAAGPALQHLIEKYGVQMIAIGNGTASRESEQFVAEQIRALNQEVYYVIVNEAGASVYSASDIARGEFPNLQVEERSAISIGRRLQDPLAELVKIDPKAVGVGQYQHDVSQKRLAEQLDFVVETVTNQVGVDVNTASPQLLQHIAGLNKTTAQNIFNYREENGAFTKRNQLKKVPRLGPKAYEQAIGFLRIPGGSDILDNTGIHPESYPVAKEILTLADVKLKELGTKEAQARLQVLNLEKVATDLQAGVATVKDILKALLQPGRDMRDEMPAPLLRKDVLTMKDLKAGMELKGTVRNVIDFGAFVDIGVKQDGLVHISKLSHRFVKQPKDVVAVGDIVTVWVEQVDEQKGRISLTMLNPTGE; this comes from the coding sequence ATGACAGCTGTTAATCAAGATTTATTAACGTTATTACAAGCAGAGCTGACGAATTACTCAAAAAAACAAATGCAACAAGTTTTAGACTTGTTATTAGATGGTAATACTGTCCCTTTTATTGCACGTTATCGTAAAGAAGCAACGGGCAATTTAGATGAGGTACAAATTCGTGAGATTGAAGAACGTTACCAATATTTAGAAAATTTAGAAAAACGTAAAGGTGAAGTATTACGTTTAATTGCAGAACAGGAAAAATTAACACCAGAACTTGCTGCTAATATTCAGGCTGCTAGTAAGATGCAACAAGTGGAAGATTTGTATCGTCCTTACAAACAAAAACGTCGGACAAAGGCTACTATTGCCAAAGAACAAGGACTTGAACCTTTAGCCAATTGGTTATTAACATTTTCTAATGATGCTGTGGCGAAAAAAGCGACAGAATTTTTAACCGCAGAAGTACCAGATGTGGCAACGGCTTTAGCAGGTGCCCATGAAATTTTAGCTGAAACATTTTCAGATTCTGCCCAATTTAGAACGTGGATTCGTCAAAAAACTTTTGATAAGGGACTTTATACTAGTACTGGTAAAAAGATAGAACAAGATGAAAAAGGTGTGTATGAAATGTACTATGCCTTTGAAGAACCAGTTAAAAAAATGGTTTCCCATCGAATTTTAGCAACGAATCGGGGCGAAAAAGAAGACATTTTAAAAGTTACTATTGTGCCACCAGAAGAAGAAATTTTAAATTATTTAAATCGTCAAATCATAAAAGGACATGGTGAAGCGGTAAGTTATGTCACTGCTGCCTATGAAGATGCGTATAAACGTTTTATTGCACCTGCGATTGAGCGAGAAATTCGCAATGAATTAACCGAGAACGCAGACGAGCAAGCCATTGCCGTTTTTGGTGAAAATTTGCGCAACTTATTATTACAACCACCGTTAAAAGGAAAAGTTGTTTTAGGTTTTGATCCAGCTTATCGAACAGGCTGTAAATTAGCTGTTTTAGATGCAACAGGAAAAGTTTTGGCTATTACAGTAATCTATCCTCATAAACCAGCGCCACAAAACAAACGAGAAGCAGCAGGACCTGCTTTGCAACACTTAATTGAAAAATATGGCGTCCAAATGATTGCAATTGGAAATGGGACAGCAAGTCGGGAATCAGAACAATTTGTAGCCGAACAAATTCGTGCTTTAAATCAAGAAGTTTATTATGTAATTGTTAATGAAGCGGGGGCTTCCGTCTATTCAGCAAGTGACATTGCCAGAGGGGAATTTCCTAATTTACAAGTCGAAGAAAGAAGTGCAATTAGTATTGGACGTCGTTTGCAAGATCCTTTAGCAGAACTGGTAAAAATCGACCCGAAAGCTGTTGGAGTTGGACAATATCAACATGATGTGTCACAAAAACGTTTAGCCGAACAACTAGATTTTGTCGTTGAAACGGTAACCAATCAAGTTGGGGTAGACGTTAATACGGCCAGTCCGCAACTCCTTCAACATATTGCTGGCCTCAATAAAACGACGGCACAAAATATTTTTAATTATCGAGAAGAAAATGGCGCGTTTACTAAACGCAATCAATTGAAAAAAGTCCCACGTTTAGGACCAAAGGCATATGAACAAGCGATCGGTTTTTTACGAATTCCTGGAGGAAGTGACATTTTAGACAATACCGGTATTCATCCAGAGAGTTACCCTGTGGCAAAAGAAATCTTGACACTTGCGGATGTTAAATTGAAAGAACTTGGGACAAAAGAGGCGCAGGCTCGCTTGCAAGTCTTGAATCTAGAAAAAGTAGCTACTGATTTGCAAGCAGGTGTGGCAACAGTAAAAGATATTTTAAAGGCACTTTTGCAACCCGGACGAGATATGCGAGATGAAATGCCCGCCCCTCTTTTAAGAAAAGACGTTTTAACGATGAAGGATTTAAAAGCTGGGATGGAGTTAAAGGGGACTGTTCGCAATGTCATTGATTTTGGGGCTTTCGTCGATATTGGTGTTAAACAAGATGGTTTAGTCCATATTTCAAAATTGAGTCACCGCTTTGTCAAACAACCAAAAGATGTCGTAGCAGTAGGAGATATTGTTACGGTATGGGTAGAGCAAGTAGATGAACAAAAAGGACGCATTAGCTTAACCATGTTGAATCCAACTGGAGAATAA
- a CDS encoding metallophosphoesterase, with protein MKEYVYAIGDIHGEYELFKKLLTYFDSEHHQLVLMGDLNDRGKRSKECFLLGKNLVENFGAIYLRGNHEEYLLQFLTQPEDWFPSYLHNGGKETIESLLHKGACDEYSPTEIAMMIRSRYYDLVEFLTQRPLYYEWEDYLFVHAGVDLTKKDWHETASADFIWIREPFHKGKNKTGKKIVFGHTITPMLHGDMKTTDLWLSDNKIGIDGGGVFGGSIHGVVFSKTGIVQDIAYQNLQGPWQPDF; from the coding sequence ATGAAAGAATATGTATATGCCATTGGTGATATTCACGGAGAATATGAGTTGTTTAAAAAACTTTTAACATATTTTGATTCTGAACACCACCAACTTGTATTAATGGGTGATCTGAATGATCGTGGAAAACGTAGTAAAGAATGTTTTTTATTAGGAAAAAATCTTGTGGAAAATTTTGGTGCTATTTATTTGCGAGGCAATCACGAAGAATACTTGTTACAATTTCTAACACAGCCAGAAGACTGGTTTCCTTCCTATTTGCACAATGGTGGGAAAGAGACCATTGAAAGCCTTTTGCACAAAGGGGCGTGTGATGAATACTCACCTACAGAAATAGCGATGATGATTCGCAGTCGCTATTACGATTTAGTCGAATTTTTAACGCAACGGCCGTTATACTATGAATGGGAAGATTATCTTTTTGTTCATGCGGGTGTAGATTTAACAAAAAAGGATTGGCACGAGACCGCTTCAGCTGACTTTATTTGGATACGAGAACCATTTCACAAAGGAAAAAATAAGACAGGTAAAAAAATTGTTTTTGGTCATACGATTACACCTATGCTTCATGGTGATATGAAGACAACGGATTTGTGGCTTTCAGATAATAAAATTGGTATTGATGGTGGTGGTGTTTTTGGCGGCTCTATTCATGGTGTAGTTTTTAGTAAAACAGGTATTGTTCAAGATATTGCCTATCAAAATTTACAAGGACCTTGGCAACCGGACTTTTAA
- a CDS encoding SprT family protein: MTEIQLQRLVEEISIQFFNRPFQHRAVFNSRLKTTGGRYHLTDHHLDFNPTLFAEISAREQVGIIKHELCHYHLHLLKKGYRHQDRDFKILLAQVGGSRYAPGLPQEKNSQVRRQVTYRCSGCGQIFKRQRKINTQRFVCGQCGQKLEFLRIVN, from the coding sequence ATGACAGAAATACAGTTACAACGACTAGTAGAAGAGATTTCGATCCAATTTTTTAATCGCCCTTTTCAGCATCGTGCCGTCTTTAATTCACGTTTGAAAACAACGGGAGGACGCTATCATTTGACTGACCATCACTTGGATTTTAATCCAACTTTATTTGCAGAAATTTCTGCAAGAGAGCAAGTGGGGATTATCAAACATGAATTATGTCACTATCATCTGCATCTATTAAAAAAAGGCTACCGTCATCAAGATCGTGATTTTAAAATTTTATTAGCACAAGTTGGAGGGAGTCGCTACGCACCTGGACTACCGCAGGAAAAAAATAGTCAAGTTAGACGACAAGTAACGTATCGTTGCAGTGGCTGTGGGCAAATTTTTAAGCGTCAAAGGAAAATTAATACACAGCGATTTGTCTGTGGTCAATGTGGCCAAAAATTGGAATTTTTAAGAATTGTTAATTAA
- a CDS encoding Bax inhibitor-1/YccA family protein, translating into MNNYQTPVVEKDTLNRFYAKVYAFFAVGLGISGITSYLCATSFLPQTIRFINGFPLGFLGLWIVQLILVLVLAAKARKNPAITIAGFLVYSLLNGLTLTATLLHYDINTIYVAFGAATATFAATALFGVFTKRDLSVVGRIGFIALIGIVITMLLNGLILHSGPVEYLMSIVTVFVFAGLTAYDHQMIKTYYEQSRGTENTGIAVFVALQLYLDFINLLLAFLRIFGRD; encoded by the coding sequence ATGAATAACTATCAAACACCCGTTGTAGAAAAAGATACATTAAATCGTTTTTATGCTAAAGTCTATGCTTTTTTTGCTGTAGGACTCGGGATTAGCGGTATTACTTCTTATCTTTGTGCTACGTCATTTCTACCACAAACAATTCGCTTTATAAATGGTTTTCCATTAGGATTTTTAGGTTTGTGGATTGTCCAACTAATATTAGTTTTAGTATTGGCAGCCAAGGCTAGAAAAAATCCCGCAATAACAATTGCTGGTTTTTTAGTGTATTCTTTGTTAAATGGACTAACTTTAACGGCTACGCTTTTACACTATGATATTAATACGATCTATGTAGCCTTTGGAGCTGCTACTGCAACGTTTGCTGCAACGGCACTATTCGGCGTTTTTACAAAAAGAGATTTGTCAGTTGTAGGACGTATTGGCTTCATTGCGTTAATCGGAATTGTAATCACAATGCTGTTAAATGGCTTAATTTTACACAGTGGTCCAGTAGAATATTTGATGTCAATTGTAACAGTTTTTGTCTTTGCAGGCTTGACTGCTTATGATCATCAAATGATTAAAACGTATTATGAACAAAGTCGAGGAACAGAAAATACAGGAATCGCTGTTTTTGTAGCATTGCAACTTTATTTAGACTTCATTAACTTGTTATTGGCGTTCTTACGCATCTTTGGTCGAGATTAA
- a CDS encoding MaoC family dehydratase, with amino-acid sequence MEESSLQINRVKKMGKTIEEIEEGDSLSLTESIEDNQLLLYLGLTNDANPLYIQHDYAQQTTYQRPIVPSVMLMGIITSAISKHLPGPGSHVVNFSVNFIEPVYHYETLTFAFEVIKVDKMKDVVTISVEATNAEEARVLDAVVMVQPPIIETESVGDIHE; translated from the coding sequence ATGGAGGAATCAAGTTTGCAGATCAATCGCGTAAAAAAAATGGGGAAAACCATCGAAGAAATTGAGGAAGGTGATTCGTTATCTTTAACCGAATCAATTGAAGACAATCAGCTGTTATTATATTTAGGATTAACCAATGATGCTAACCCGCTTTATATCCAGCATGATTATGCGCAACAAACCACTTATCAACGTCCTATTGTACCGTCTGTTATGTTAATGGGGATTATTACTAGTGCTATTTCCAAACATTTGCCTGGTCCAGGATCACATGTGGTGAATTTTTCGGTAAACTTTATTGAACCTGTTTATCATTATGAAACATTGACTTTTGCATTTGAAGTAATTAAAGTTGATAAAATGAAGGATGTAGTGACAATTTCTGTCGAAGCAACCAATGCAGAAGAAGCTCGTGTTTTAGATGCAGTCGTAATGGTGCAACCTCCAATAATTGAAACAGAAAGTGTAGGGGATATTCATGAATAA
- the polA gene encoding DNA polymerase I, whose translation MTKKKLLLVDGNSVAYRAFFALHNSLERFKNKNGLHTNAIYAFNTMFENVMTKERPTHVLVAFDAGKTTFRTEMYQDYKAGRAKTPGEFREQLPYIRELITALGVKHYELENYEADDIIGTLATQVDKDEFEVVILSGDRDLTQLASDDVTVDITVKGVSEIEAYTPAHIAEKYDGLSPQQIIDMKGLAGDASDNIPGVTKIGEKTAIKLLKEYGSVEGIYENIAQLKKSKMKENLINDQAQAFLSKKLATINTEAPVTIKIEDLSYSGKDLDKLVPFYKEMDFKQFLSKLNITEDPADLAEIMFEVVDEFTADMFQSDMAIYPEMLVDNYHLADVVGIAWGNDKKIYVTDNVALFENQDFQNWLQEKNNKKTYDAKRTYVALKRYAKRPQGITFDVLLAAYLLDTNDSNNDIAGVAEHYGFTDIQTDEAVYGKGAKKGLPENMEDFYAHLARKVKAILFLSEKLAEDLKEKNQSDLFYQMELPLSQILAEMEIAGITVDSKRLLDMKGEFATRLHEIEEKIYAEAGEVFNLNSPKQLGVILFEKMGLPVIKKTKTGYSTAVDVLEQLQEQAPIVADILTYRQIAKIQSTYVEGLLKVIQPDQKIHTRYVQTLTQTGRLSSVDPNLQNIPIRLEEGRKIRQAFVPRAKDWVIYSSDYSQIELRVLAHISDDKHLKEAFLEGQDIHASTAMRVFGIENAEDVTPNMRRQAKAVNFGIVYGISDYGLSQNLGISRKAAQQYIDTYFEKYPGVKQYMENIVRDAKDKGYVETLYHRRRYLPDINARNFNIRSFAERTAINTPIQGSAADILKIAMIELAKRLQEEDLKAVMLLQVHDELVFEVPTTELEKLDKLVKEVMENAVALHVPLVTDSSWGDTWYDAK comes from the coding sequence ATGACGAAGAAAAAACTTTTATTAGTAGACGGCAATAGCGTAGCTTATCGTGCTTTTTTTGCTTTGCATAATTCGCTGGAGCGCTTTAAAAACAAGAATGGTTTGCATACGAATGCAATTTATGCTTTTAATACAATGTTTGAAAATGTGATGACAAAAGAAAGACCAACCCATGTGTTGGTGGCCTTTGATGCCGGTAAGACAACTTTTCGAACAGAGATGTATCAAGACTATAAAGCCGGGCGGGCGAAAACTCCTGGTGAATTTCGGGAACAACTCCCTTACATTCGAGAACTTATCACCGCACTCGGTGTAAAACATTATGAACTTGAAAATTATGAAGCTGACGATATTATCGGTACTCTGGCAACTCAAGTGGATAAAGATGAGTTTGAAGTGGTAATCTTATCTGGAGATCGGGATTTAACGCAATTGGCCAGTGATGATGTGACCGTTGATATTACAGTAAAAGGTGTTAGTGAAATTGAGGCTTATACACCAGCGCACATTGCCGAAAAATACGATGGCTTGTCACCCCAACAAATTATCGATATGAAAGGTTTGGCTGGTGATGCCTCAGATAATATTCCCGGTGTAACTAAAATTGGTGAAAAAACAGCAATTAAGCTTTTAAAAGAGTATGGCTCTGTTGAAGGAATCTATGAAAATATTGCGCAACTGAAAAAAAGCAAAATGAAAGAAAACCTAATTAATGATCAAGCGCAAGCTTTTTTGTCAAAAAAATTAGCTACTATTAATACGGAAGCGCCGGTAACGATTAAAATTGAAGACTTGTCATATTCAGGTAAAGATTTGGATAAATTGGTGCCATTTTACAAAGAAATGGATTTTAAGCAATTTCTAAGTAAATTAAACATTACCGAGGATCCAGCTGATTTGGCAGAAATTATGTTTGAAGTAGTAGATGAATTTACTGCGGATATGTTCCAATCAGATATGGCAATATATCCTGAGATGTTAGTTGATAATTATCATCTGGCTGACGTTGTTGGTATTGCTTGGGGAAATGATAAAAAGATTTACGTAACAGATAATGTAGCTTTATTTGAGAATCAAGATTTTCAAAATTGGTTACAAGAAAAAAATAATAAAAAAACATATGATGCCAAACGTACTTACGTTGCTTTAAAACGTTATGCCAAACGACCACAAGGCATTACTTTTGATGTGTTACTTGCTGCATATTTGTTAGATACCAATGATAGCAATAACGACATTGCAGGGGTGGCAGAACATTACGGCTTTACAGATATCCAAACAGACGAAGCCGTTTATGGCAAAGGTGCAAAAAAAGGCTTGCCAGAAAACATGGAAGACTTTTATGCTCATTTAGCGCGTAAAGTGAAGGCAATTTTATTTTTAAGTGAAAAACTAGCTGAAGATTTGAAAGAAAAAAATCAGAGCGATTTGTTTTATCAAATGGAATTACCTTTATCCCAAATTCTAGCAGAGATGGAAATAGCTGGTATCACTGTTGACAGTAAACGTCTTTTGGATATGAAAGGAGAATTTGCTACGCGCTTGCATGAGATTGAAGAAAAAATTTATGCAGAAGCAGGCGAAGTGTTTAATTTGAATTCACCGAAACAATTGGGTGTTATTCTTTTTGAAAAGATGGGACTTCCTGTAATTAAAAAGACGAAAACCGGTTATTCAACGGCAGTAGATGTTTTGGAACAATTACAAGAGCAAGCACCGATCGTGGCTGATATTTTAACGTATCGTCAAATTGCCAAAATTCAGTCGACCTATGTTGAAGGTTTATTAAAAGTGATTCAACCTGATCAAAAAATCCATACCCGTTATGTCCAAACTTTAACCCAAACGGGCCGTTTAAGTTCAGTAGATCCTAACTTGCAAAATATTCCCATTCGTTTGGAAGAAGGGCGCAAAATCCGTCAAGCCTTTGTACCAAGAGCAAAAGACTGGGTCATTTACTCATCAGATTATTCTCAAATTGAATTACGCGTATTAGCCCATATTTCAGATGACAAGCACTTAAAAGAAGCGTTCTTGGAAGGACAAGATATTCACGCCAGCACTGCTATGCGAGTTTTTGGAATTGAAAATGCCGAAGATGTGACACCTAATATGCGTCGCCAAGCAAAAGCAGTGAATTTTGGGATTGTTTATGGTATATCTGATTATGGTTTATCACAAAATTTAGGAATTTCAAGAAAAGCGGCGCAACAATACATTGATACTTATTTTGAAAAGTATCCTGGGGTTAAACAATATATGGAAAATATTGTACGGGATGCAAAAGACAAAGGGTATGTCGAAACATTGTATCATCGTCGTCGGTACTTGCCAGATATTAATGCACGTAACTTTAATATCCGCTCTTTTGCTGAACGCACGGCAATTAATACGCCAATCCAAGGTAGTGCAGCAGATATTTTAAAAATTGCGATGATTGAGCTTGCAAAACGATTGCAAGAAGAAGATTTAAAAGCCGTTATGTTATTACAAGTGCATGATGAGCTGGTTTTTGAAGTACCAACTACAGAATTAGAAAAATTAGATAAACTAGTAAAAGAAGTCATGGAAAATGCTGTGGCATTACACGTCCCTCTTGTTACAGATAGTAGTTGGGGGGATACGTGGTACGATGCCAAATAA
- the murC gene encoding UDP-N-acetylmuramate--L-alanine ligase, which translates to MNDKDKLYHFVGIKGSGMSSLALVLHEKGYHVQGSDVEKYFFTQRDLEKAEITILPFNADNIKADMIVIAGNAFPDTHEEIVRAKELGCEVIRYHDFIGRFINDYTSIAVTGSHGKTSTTGLLAHVFSGVSPTSYLIGDGTGHGVPDADFFAFEACEYRRHFLAYAPDYAIMTNIDFDHPDYYKSIEDVFTAFQSMAHQVKKGIFAYGDDVYLRKLESEAPIYYYGLNDNDDIQAKNIKRTTKGSEFDVFVKGKEIGHFSLPAFGKHNILNALGVIGIAYLEGIDMTEVAEEMQTFAGVKRRFSEKKVADMTIVDDYAHHPAEIKATIDAARQKYPDKEIIAVFQPHTFTRTIALMDDFAEALDLADKVFLCDIFGSAREVQGDVKIEDLGDKIKKGGQVIKEDNVSPLLDFENAVMIFMGAGDVQKFEAAYEKLLSNTTRNRS; encoded by the coding sequence ATGAATGACAAAGATAAGCTTTATCATTTTGTTGGAATCAAAGGTTCTGGCATGAGTTCGCTAGCATTAGTTTTACACGAAAAAGGATACCATGTGCAAGGATCAGATGTTGAAAAATATTTCTTTACACAACGAGATTTAGAAAAAGCAGAGATCACAATCTTACCATTTAATGCCGATAACATTAAGGCGGATATGATTGTTATTGCTGGGAATGCATTTCCCGATACTCACGAAGAAATTGTTCGTGCCAAAGAATTAGGCTGCGAAGTAATTCGTTACCATGATTTTATCGGCCGTTTTATTAATGACTATACGAGTATTGCGGTTACGGGTTCTCATGGTAAAACAAGTACGACCGGTTTATTAGCTCATGTATTTAGTGGCGTCTCACCAACGAGTTATTTGATTGGTGATGGTACAGGACATGGGGTACCAGATGCTGACTTCTTTGCCTTTGAAGCTTGTGAGTACCGTCGTCACTTTTTAGCATATGCGCCGGATTATGCGATTATGACCAATATTGACTTTGATCATCCCGATTATTATAAGAGCATTGAAGATGTTTTTACAGCGTTTCAATCAATGGCCCATCAAGTGAAAAAAGGAATTTTTGCTTATGGTGATGATGTTTACTTGCGTAAATTAGAATCAGAAGCGCCAATTTATTATTATGGTTTAAATGATAATGACGATATTCAAGCAAAAAATATTAAACGAACAACAAAAGGTTCTGAGTTTGATGTTTTTGTTAAAGGAAAAGAAATTGGTCATTTTAGTTTACCAGCTTTTGGTAAACATAATATTTTAAACGCGCTAGGTGTCATTGGTATTGCGTATTTAGAAGGTATTGATATGACGGAAGTTGCAGAAGAAATGCAAACTTTTGCAGGTGTCAAACGTCGGTTTAGTGAGAAAAAAGTTGCCGATATGACAATCGTTGATGACTATGCGCATCATCCAGCTGAAATTAAAGCTACAATCGATGCAGCACGTCAAAAATATCCAGATAAAGAAATTATTGCCGTTTTCCAACCGCATACGTTTACGCGGACAATTGCGCTAATGGATGACTTCGCTGAAGCACTAGATTTAGCTGATAAAGTTTTCTTGTGTGATATTTTTGGCTCAGCCCGTGAAGTACAAGGAGATGTCAAAATTGAAGATCTAGGAGATAAAATCAAAAAAGGTGGTCAAGTCATTAAAGAAGACAATGTTTCGCCACTATTGGATTTTGAAAATGCTGTTATGATCTTCATGGGTGCTGGTGATGTCCAAAAATTTGAAGCTGCTTACGAAAAATTATTAAGTAATACAACACGTAATCGTTCTTAA
- a CDS encoding ABC transporter ATP-binding protein yields the protein MIDLKNVVKIYRTGGEELMALKHVNLHIAEGEFTSIMGPSGSGKSTMMNILGLLDRFDDGTYLLNGKNVTHLTDIQSAKVRNQEIGFVFQSFNLMPRMTLLENVALPLVYAGVSKSERKKRAQKALEQVGLADRVHHRPNAISGGQKQRVAIARAIVNDPVVLMADEPTGNLDSKTTLEIMKIFQDLNNNGTTVVMVTHEPEVAQYTKRIVSFKDGEIIGDNPVQERKKL from the coding sequence ATGATTGATTTAAAAAATGTCGTCAAAATTTATCGCACAGGTGGCGAAGAATTGATGGCCTTAAAACATGTTAATCTCCATATTGCTGAAGGAGAATTCACATCCATCATGGGACCTAGCGGCTCTGGAAAATCTACCATGATGAATATTTTGGGCTTGTTAGACCGGTTTGATGATGGCACATACCTTTTAAATGGAAAAAATGTGACCCATTTGACTGATATTCAAAGTGCCAAAGTTCGCAATCAAGAGATTGGTTTTGTCTTTCAATCTTTTAACTTAATGCCACGGATGACATTGCTAGAAAATGTTGCACTTCCATTAGTCTATGCCGGCGTTTCAAAATCCGAGCGAAAAAAAAGAGCACAAAAAGCGTTGGAACAAGTCGGCTTAGCAGATCGCGTTCATCATCGTCCCAACGCCATTTCTGGGGGGCAAAAACAACGAGTTGCCATCGCCCGAGCAATTGTCAATGATCCTGTAGTTTTAATGGCCGATGAGCCAACTGGAAATTTAGATTCTAAAACAACACTAGAGATTATGAAAATTTTCCAAGATTTAAACAACAACGGCACAACAGTAGTCATGGTTACCCACGAGCCTGAAGTTGCTCAGTATACCAAACGTATTGTCTCCTTCAAAGACGGTGAAATTATTGGTGACAATCCAGTTCAAGAACGAAAAAAACTATAG
- a CDS encoding efflux RND transporter periplasmic adaptor subunit yields the protein MQKKTIGLLFAGVVVAGVIGFALVNSGTKKDDSITIRSATAKKMDVTETLSTSGTLIPNKIENLVGTGTVNTLNVQIGDTVEKNQVLANYDNGLTLTARMKGTVTEVNIHTGQPDTAAQQGKASIVVSDLTNLKIQLALSNSEASQVTVNQKAVITSGRHQYAGQVTQKDPTATSPQTATGGATLGAVVTFTDKPKELYAGFSADVAISVATAKDALAIPIEALTYNEKNEPIVYEVKDNKAKIVKVETGIQSDQFIVIKKGITDGNSVILSPTSDLKDGSAVTKE from the coding sequence ATGCAGAAAAAAACAATTGGGCTACTATTTGCAGGCGTAGTCGTTGCAGGCGTGATCGGTTTTGCATTGGTTAATAGTGGTACCAAAAAAGATGACAGTATAACTATTCGCAGTGCGACAGCAAAAAAAATGGACGTAACCGAAACGTTAAGTACAAGTGGCACTTTAATTCCAAATAAAATCGAAAATTTAGTTGGTACTGGTACTGTGAATACCCTAAATGTACAGATTGGCGATACAGTCGAAAAAAATCAAGTATTAGCCAACTACGATAATGGGTTAACATTGACTGCAAGAATGAAAGGTACCGTTACTGAAGTCAACATTCATACAGGTCAGCCAGACACTGCTGCGCAACAAGGAAAAGCATCAATTGTTGTTTCGGATTTAACAAATTTGAAAATTCAACTTGCTTTATCCAATTCTGAAGCTAGCCAAGTGACTGTTAATCAGAAAGCTGTTATTACTTCTGGCCGCCATCAGTATGCTGGTCAGGTAACTCAAAAAGACCCTACCGCAACATCGCCACAGACAGCAACTGGTGGTGCCACTTTGGGAGCGGTTGTAACTTTTACGGACAAACCTAAAGAATTATATGCAGGATTTTCAGCTGATGTAGCTATTAGTGTTGCTACTGCAAAGGACGCTTTAGCAATCCCGATTGAAGCGTTAACCTACAATGAAAAAAATGAGCCTATCGTCTATGAAGTAAAAGACAATAAAGCAAAGATTGTTAAAGTTGAAACCGGTATTCAGTCTGATCAATTTATTGTAATTAAAAAAGGAATTACTGATGGTAATTCTGTTATCTTGTCTCCTACTTCTGATTTAAAAGACGGCAGTGCCGTCACTAAAGAGTAG